The Lycium barbarum isolate Lr01 chromosome 10, ASM1917538v2, whole genome shotgun sequence genome includes a region encoding these proteins:
- the LOC132614082 gene encoding uncharacterized protein LOC132614082 isoform X2 has translation MNILFNACSAAVLTRTSSCAVKSSIGAFSVLSWKTGVGHRKVDFDLFFKRICVRCYSSKKSSGDSSSSSQKSDPTPKMKEDRDGFFVVRKGDLVGVYKNLSDCQTQVGSSICDPPVSVYKGYAMPKDTEEYLLSCGLKNALYSIRAADLTEDLFGALVPCPFQQPSSSKSGMPEHMSKKRSQDVMWSEYSDAVGSAAISNDSVRKHVKLDDHKGDQVLALPSGRSCTLEFDGASKGNPGLAGAGAVLRADDGSFICRLREGLGVATNNAAEYRGIILGLNYALSKGFTSIRVQGDSKLVCMQIQGLWKVKNQNISTLYEQAKQLKDRFLSFRIIHVLRESNSDADAQANLGVALADGQIQEEIIEK, from the exons ATGAACATCTTGTTTAATGCATGTTCTGCTGCAGTATTAACAAGGACTAGCAGTTGTGCTGTGAAGAGTTCAATTGGTGCATTTTCAGTTCTTTCATGGAAGACAGGTGTTGGACATAGAAAAGTTGATTTCGACTTGTTTTTTAAGCGAATTTGCGTTCGCTGCTATTCATCCAAAAAGTCTAGTGGGGATAGTTCTTCTAGCTCACAGAAGTCTGATCCTACTCCAAAAATGAAGGAAGATAGAGATGGTTTCTTTGTTGTTAGGAAAGGAGATCTTGTTGGAGTCTACAAAAACTTGAGTGATTGCCAAACTCAAGTCGGATCCTCG ATATGTGATCCCCCTGTAAGTGTGTATAAAGGCTATGCGATGCCTAAGGACACAGAAGAATATCTGCTCTCTTGTGGGCTTAAAAACGCTCTTTACTCTATCAGAGCTGCTGATCTCACTGAAGATCTCTTTGGAGCCCTAGTACCATGCCCTTTTCAG caaccttcttcttcaaaAAGTGGGATGCCTGAACATATGTCAAAGAAGAGGTCACAGGATGTAATGTGGTCAGAATATTCG GATGCTGTTGGATCAGCAGCTATTTCAAATGATTCCGTAAGAAAGCATGTCAAGTTAGATGATCATAAGGGTGACCAAGTTCTAGCTCTACCATCTGGT CGATCGTGTACTCTTGAATTTGATGGTGCTTCAAAAGGAAATCCCGGACTAGCTGGTGCAGGAGCTGTACTGCGGGCTGATGATGGCAGTTTT ATCTGTAGGCTACGTGAAGGTTTAGGAGTAGCAACAAACAATGCTGCTGAATATCGAGGCATTATTTTGGGATTGAACTATGCACTTAGCAAAGGGTTTACAAGTATTCGCGTTCAGGGTGACTCCAAACTTGTTTGTATGCAG ATCCAGGGCCTATGGAAGGTTAAAAATCAAAACATCTCCACTTTGTATGAGCAGGCAAAACAACTGAAAGATAGGTTTCTTTCTTTCCGGATCATTCATGTCCTTCGG GAGTCAAACTCCGATGCAGATGCTCAGGCGAACTTGGGTGTTGCACTTGCTG ATGGTCAAATTCAGGAGGAGATCATAGAGAAATGA
- the LOC132614082 gene encoding uncharacterized protein LOC132614082 isoform X1, whose product MNILFNACSAAVLTRTSSCAVKSSIGAFSVLSWKTGVGHRKVDFDLFFKRICVRCYSSKKSSGDSSSSSQKSDPTPKMKEDRDGFFVVRKGDLVGVYKNLSDCQTQVGSSICDPPVSVYKGYAMPKDTEEYLLSCGLKNALYSIRAADLTEDLFGALVPCPFQHMMVSQQPSSSKSGMPEHMSKKRSQDVMWSEYSDAVGSAAISNDSVRKHVKLDDHKGDQVLALPSGRSCTLEFDGASKGNPGLAGAGAVLRADDGSFICRLREGLGVATNNAAEYRGIILGLNYALSKGFTSIRVQGDSKLVCMQIQGLWKVKNQNISTLYEQAKQLKDRFLSFRIIHVLRESNSDADAQANLGVALADGQIQEEIIEK is encoded by the exons ATGAACATCTTGTTTAATGCATGTTCTGCTGCAGTATTAACAAGGACTAGCAGTTGTGCTGTGAAGAGTTCAATTGGTGCATTTTCAGTTCTTTCATGGAAGACAGGTGTTGGACATAGAAAAGTTGATTTCGACTTGTTTTTTAAGCGAATTTGCGTTCGCTGCTATTCATCCAAAAAGTCTAGTGGGGATAGTTCTTCTAGCTCACAGAAGTCTGATCCTACTCCAAAAATGAAGGAAGATAGAGATGGTTTCTTTGTTGTTAGGAAAGGAGATCTTGTTGGAGTCTACAAAAACTTGAGTGATTGCCAAACTCAAGTCGGATCCTCG ATATGTGATCCCCCTGTAAGTGTGTATAAAGGCTATGCGATGCCTAAGGACACAGAAGAATATCTGCTCTCTTGTGGGCTTAAAAACGCTCTTTACTCTATCAGAGCTGCTGATCTCACTGAAGATCTCTTTGGAGCCCTAGTACCATGCCCTTTTCAG CACATGATGGTCAGTCAG caaccttcttcttcaaaAAGTGGGATGCCTGAACATATGTCAAAGAAGAGGTCACAGGATGTAATGTGGTCAGAATATTCG GATGCTGTTGGATCAGCAGCTATTTCAAATGATTCCGTAAGAAAGCATGTCAAGTTAGATGATCATAAGGGTGACCAAGTTCTAGCTCTACCATCTGGT CGATCGTGTACTCTTGAATTTGATGGTGCTTCAAAAGGAAATCCCGGACTAGCTGGTGCAGGAGCTGTACTGCGGGCTGATGATGGCAGTTTT ATCTGTAGGCTACGTGAAGGTTTAGGAGTAGCAACAAACAATGCTGCTGAATATCGAGGCATTATTTTGGGATTGAACTATGCACTTAGCAAAGGGTTTACAAGTATTCGCGTTCAGGGTGACTCCAAACTTGTTTGTATGCAG ATCCAGGGCCTATGGAAGGTTAAAAATCAAAACATCTCCACTTTGTATGAGCAGGCAAAACAACTGAAAGATAGGTTTCTTTCTTTCCGGATCATTCATGTCCTTCGG GAGTCAAACTCCGATGCAGATGCTCAGGCGAACTTGGGTGTTGCACTTGCTG ATGGTCAAATTCAGGAGGAGATCATAGAGAAATGA
- the LOC132614082 gene encoding uncharacterized protein LOC132614082 isoform X3, translating into MKEDRDGFFVVRKGDLVGVYKNLSDCQTQVGSSICDPPVSVYKGYAMPKDTEEYLLSCGLKNALYSIRAADLTEDLFGALVPCPFQHMMVSQQPSSSKSGMPEHMSKKRSQDVMWSEYSDAVGSAAISNDSVRKHVKLDDHKGDQVLALPSGRSCTLEFDGASKGNPGLAGAGAVLRADDGSFICRLREGLGVATNNAAEYRGIILGLNYALSKGFTSIRVQGDSKLVCMQIQGLWKVKNQNISTLYEQAKQLKDRFLSFRIIHVLRESNSDADAQANLGVALADGQIQEEIIEK; encoded by the exons ATGAAGGAAGATAGAGATGGTTTCTTTGTTGTTAGGAAAGGAGATCTTGTTGGAGTCTACAAAAACTTGAGTGATTGCCAAACTCAAGTCGGATCCTCG ATATGTGATCCCCCTGTAAGTGTGTATAAAGGCTATGCGATGCCTAAGGACACAGAAGAATATCTGCTCTCTTGTGGGCTTAAAAACGCTCTTTACTCTATCAGAGCTGCTGATCTCACTGAAGATCTCTTTGGAGCCCTAGTACCATGCCCTTTTCAG CACATGATGGTCAGTCAG caaccttcttcttcaaaAAGTGGGATGCCTGAACATATGTCAAAGAAGAGGTCACAGGATGTAATGTGGTCAGAATATTCG GATGCTGTTGGATCAGCAGCTATTTCAAATGATTCCGTAAGAAAGCATGTCAAGTTAGATGATCATAAGGGTGACCAAGTTCTAGCTCTACCATCTGGT CGATCGTGTACTCTTGAATTTGATGGTGCTTCAAAAGGAAATCCCGGACTAGCTGGTGCAGGAGCTGTACTGCGGGCTGATGATGGCAGTTTT ATCTGTAGGCTACGTGAAGGTTTAGGAGTAGCAACAAACAATGCTGCTGAATATCGAGGCATTATTTTGGGATTGAACTATGCACTTAGCAAAGGGTTTACAAGTATTCGCGTTCAGGGTGACTCCAAACTTGTTTGTATGCAG ATCCAGGGCCTATGGAAGGTTAAAAATCAAAACATCTCCACTTTGTATGAGCAGGCAAAACAACTGAAAGATAGGTTTCTTTCTTTCCGGATCATTCATGTCCTTCGG GAGTCAAACTCCGATGCAGATGCTCAGGCGAACTTGGGTGTTGCACTTGCTG ATGGTCAAATTCAGGAGGAGATCATAGAGAAATGA